Proteins encoded by one window of Tunturibacter psychrotolerans:
- a CDS encoding LacI family DNA-binding transcriptional regulator — MRRSAKIHATPKIDIHGVAARARVSIATVSRTINHVPTVDSQLAERVWKAVAELGYFPNTQARALVSGKSKLLGLIVSEITNPFFPELIQEFEQVAVEHGYEILIGSTNYETTKMELCARRMLERKVDGVAIMTFGIEDFLLDRFAVDNIPVVFIDPAPSRPLSSVLAVDYRAGINEGVQHLAVLGHRKIGFISGPLRLRSAESRKAAFLNCLKSAGIKVDLSWMIEGDHTLDGGRDAMQQILALKHLPTAIMCSNDMTAIGVQHALFEAGFKVPEDFSLIGFDDIHLAEYTIPPLTTVRMSCKDLAQNAVGALLSNLDPANIKPGATNKISTRLIVRQTTGLPKDALSDLNPKRRRR; from the coding sequence ATGAGACGTTCAGCAAAGATCCATGCCACACCCAAGATCGATATTCACGGCGTTGCCGCAAGAGCGCGCGTCTCCATCGCTACAGTATCGCGAACGATCAACCACGTACCCACGGTCGATTCACAGTTGGCCGAACGAGTCTGGAAGGCCGTAGCCGAGTTGGGATATTTTCCCAACACACAAGCACGAGCCCTGGTCTCAGGCAAAAGCAAACTCCTTGGCTTGATTGTCTCCGAAATCACCAACCCGTTTTTTCCGGAACTCATCCAAGAGTTCGAACAGGTAGCAGTAGAACATGGATACGAGATCCTAATCGGCTCAACCAACTATGAGACCACGAAAATGGAGCTGTGCGCGCGGCGGATGCTTGAGCGCAAGGTAGATGGTGTCGCCATTATGACCTTTGGCATCGAGGACTTCCTTCTCGATCGCTTCGCCGTCGACAACATACCCGTAGTCTTTATCGATCCTGCGCCCTCGCGCCCACTAAGCAGTGTTCTAGCAGTTGACTACCGTGCAGGCATCAATGAGGGCGTGCAGCATTTAGCCGTTCTAGGCCATCGCAAGATTGGATTCATTAGCGGCCCCCTTCGCTTGCGTTCCGCGGAAAGTCGAAAAGCGGCCTTTCTAAACTGCTTGAAGTCTGCGGGAATCAAAGTTGACCTCTCGTGGATGATCGAAGGAGATCATACGTTGGATGGGGGCCGGGATGCGATGCAGCAAATTCTCGCGCTAAAGCATTTACCCACTGCGATCATGTGTTCCAACGATATGACAGCCATCGGTGTGCAGCATGCTCTCTTTGAAGCGGGGTTCAAAGTCCCCGAAGACTTTTCACTGATTGGCTTCGATGACATCCACTTAGCTGAGTACACGATTCCACCGCTTACAACCGTCCGCATGTCCTGCAAAGACCTTGCACAAAATGCAGTGGGTGCCCTCTTGTCCAATCTAGATCCGGCAAACATAAAGCCAGGGGCTACTAACAAGATCAGTACGCGCCTGATAGTACGCCAGACCACTGGCCTCCCCAAGGATGCCCTTTCTGACCTTAATCCAAAGAGACGCCGTCGCTAA
- a CDS encoding DUF507 family protein — protein MRISRDKLNKLAHTVADTLAEIPEVDFLEDRNTIRQEARKALEKLLTDETKIDAAARQKISSQRKIIVEGSQEWDILYRKYYNDEVKKLGL, from the coding sequence GTGAGAATCTCTCGCGACAAACTGAATAAGCTGGCTCATACGGTCGCCGATACTCTGGCAGAGATTCCTGAGGTTGATTTTCTGGAGGATCGGAACACGATTCGGCAGGAGGCTCGGAAGGCGCTCGAGAAGTTGCTGACGGATGAGACGAAGATCGATGCGGCGGCTCGGCAGAAGATCTCTTCGCAGCGGAAGATCATCGTGGAAGGGTCGCAGGAGTGGGACATCCTGTACCGCAAGTACTACAACGATGAGGTGAAGAAGCTCGGGTTGTAA
- a CDS encoding DUF507 family protein, producing the protein MIFSKDYVGYLARQTVKHLVAEKMIHTDKPALVNERVAVGMVDELALEDRINDEVRVILEAFQDDMRKSGASYPEMFKKVKNELARKYKAVL; encoded by the coding sequence ATGATTTTTTCAAAAGATTACGTTGGATACCTGGCGCGCCAGACTGTGAAACATTTGGTCGCGGAGAAGATGATCCACACCGACAAGCCAGCCTTGGTGAACGAACGCGTCGCTGTGGGGATGGTGGATGAACTGGCGCTGGAAGACCGGATCAATGATGAAGTTCGGGTGATTCTCGAAGCCTTCCAGGACGATATGCGCAAGTCGGGCGCGAGCTATCCGGAGATGTTCAAAAAGGTGAAGAACGAGCTCGCCCGCAAGTACAAGGCGGTGCTGTGA
- a CDS encoding tetratricopeptide repeat protein, with protein sequence MSLFTHPFRLRHAFLFALLSTTRLLVADETQANALLQQGRVDEAAAVLQELLSDEPANAQAHQLFCRVYYAQNKAEPAIHQCELAVANAPNDSDNHMWLARAYGYKAAHASPFSALSLAVKVHNEFERAVQLDPENFHAMSDLGEYYVAAPSLIGGGLDRAQALAARMQPKFPAQSHRLLALIAEKKKDSAAAEAEYLAAVDAGKTPEAYINLGDFYRRQNQHDKMLDALQSAVAADRRDGPPLVDAASTLTEAHHSPQLAISLLRTYLGSSAKTDGAPAFKVHLQLGCLLAQDGDAAGAHREYLAATTLASNYVPALKALQASQTKGDTMSSNQH encoded by the coding sequence ATGTCCCTTTTTACCCACCCGTTTCGTCTTCGCCACGCGTTTCTATTCGCTCTACTCTCAACGACCCGTCTCCTCGTTGCCGACGAAACTCAGGCCAACGCCCTGCTCCAACAGGGACGCGTTGACGAGGCCGCAGCGGTGCTTCAAGAGCTACTCAGTGACGAACCCGCTAACGCTCAGGCCCATCAACTCTTCTGCCGTGTCTACTACGCGCAAAACAAGGCCGAGCCCGCCATCCATCAATGCGAACTCGCAGTCGCCAATGCGCCCAACGACAGCGACAATCACATGTGGCTCGCCCGCGCGTACGGATACAAAGCAGCCCACGCCAGCCCTTTTTCTGCGCTAAGCCTCGCCGTCAAAGTCCACAACGAATTCGAGCGCGCCGTCCAACTCGATCCGGAAAACTTTCACGCCATGAGCGACCTCGGCGAATACTACGTCGCAGCCCCGTCCTTGATCGGCGGCGGACTGGATCGAGCGCAGGCCCTTGCTGCCAGAATGCAACCCAAATTCCCCGCTCAATCGCACCGTCTCTTGGCCCTCATAGCCGAGAAGAAGAAAGACAGCGCAGCTGCGGAGGCCGAGTATCTCGCCGCCGTCGATGCGGGTAAAACACCCGAAGCCTACATCAACCTAGGCGACTTCTACAGGCGTCAGAATCAGCACGACAAGATGCTCGACGCCCTCCAATCCGCCGTAGCCGCCGACCGACGCGACGGTCCTCCTTTGGTCGATGCAGCAAGCACCCTCACAGAAGCCCACCACTCTCCTCAGCTCGCAATCAGTCTTCTTCGCACCTATCTGGGGTCTTCCGCAAAAACCGACGGCGCCCCCGCCTTCAAAGTTCATCTCCAGTTAGGTTGCCTCCTCGCACAGGACGGAGACGCCGCCGGGGCCCATCGCGAATACCTCGCAGCAACAACCCTCGCATCGAACTATGTACCGGCACTCAAAGCATTACAAGCATCGCAGACAAAAGGCGATACCATGAGTTCTAACCAGCACTAA
- a CDS encoding tetratricopeptide repeat protein: MVSRYTREPAPSEWAKTQNSLGNALQVLGERESGNERLEEAVPVCEAALEERTRDHVPFEWARAQNNLGNALWALAERENGTAELEKAVIVFRAALEIRTHDCEPLDWALTRVISGMYSGVSESGSALWPCWCNLARDQKVLILIVRGDPLPQAAVVLARRVLARRSETSN, from the coding sequence TTGGTCTCTCGGTACACGCGCGAACCTGCGCCCTCGGAGTGGGCAAAAACTCAGAACAGTTTGGGCAACGCACTCCAGGTTCTCGGGGAGCGTGAGAGTGGGAATGAGCGGCTCGAAGAGGCCGTGCCTGTTTGTGAGGCGGCACTCGAGGAACGTACGCGCGATCATGTGCCTTTCGAGTGGGCAAGAGCTCAGAACAATTTGGGCAACGCGCTCTGGGCACTAGCGGAGCGTGAGAATGGGACGGCAGAGCTCGAGAAGGCGGTTATCGTGTTCAGAGCGGCGCTGGAGATACGTACTCACGATTGTGAGCCACTGGATTGGGCGCTGACCAGAGTTATCTCGGGGATGTACTCTGGCGTCTCGGAGAGCGGGAGTGCCTTGTGGCCGTGCTGGTGCAACCTTGCACGCGATCAGAAGGTCCTCATCTTGATTGTTCGGGGGGATCCTCTCCCACAAGCAGCTGTTGTTCTCGCCCGCCGTGTTTTAGCACGACGGAGCGAGACGAGCAACTGA
- a CDS encoding efflux RND transporter periplasmic adaptor subunit: MPTTETRRLNPVMLWGIFLAIIAIGFIIVRSSTRDLVAVRVAVVNHQNIVTSVSTSGKVEPVDEFPAYAPAPGVVAKVYVDVGQKVKAGELLLKLDDADAVAKIATANAAVHSAQATLHDIEQGGSQDERNGFSGDLSRAQQQQQQAAKDLAALQALQQKGAASASEVASAEQRLLTDESAVKALQTRSTQRYSTTDRARAEAQLADARAALAAAQAAYANDNIRAPFAGTVYSIPVSNYDFVPAGENLLDMADLNKIQVRAYFDEPEIGKLAVGQAVKIAWDAKPTQAWHGHISRAPTTVITYGTRNVGECIITVDDARGDLLPNTNVVVTVTISQRFNVLSVPREALHTEGGDFVFRVVNNRLVRTPVQVGVGVNLTRVEILSGLSEKDTVALNAVNNRELTNGLPVKVVE, translated from the coding sequence ATGCCAACTACCGAGACAAGACGCCTGAATCCCGTAATGCTGTGGGGCATCTTCCTCGCAATCATCGCTATCGGTTTCATCATCGTGCGCTCATCCACACGCGACCTCGTCGCTGTTCGAGTTGCAGTCGTGAACCATCAAAACATCGTCACATCAGTATCGACCAGCGGCAAGGTTGAGCCCGTCGATGAGTTTCCCGCCTACGCACCCGCTCCCGGCGTCGTAGCAAAGGTGTACGTTGACGTTGGTCAGAAGGTAAAAGCAGGCGAGCTTCTTCTCAAATTGGATGACGCCGACGCGGTCGCCAAAATCGCTACAGCAAACGCCGCCGTACACTCTGCCCAAGCGACCCTTCACGACATCGAGCAGGGTGGATCGCAGGACGAGCGCAATGGTTTTTCAGGCGATCTCAGCCGAGCGCAACAGCAGCAACAACAAGCCGCAAAAGATCTCGCAGCTCTCCAGGCGCTTCAGCAAAAAGGAGCCGCCTCAGCCAGTGAAGTTGCTTCTGCCGAACAGCGGCTGCTCACCGATGAAAGCGCCGTCAAAGCTCTTCAGACACGCAGCACCCAGCGATACAGCACAACCGACCGCGCTCGTGCCGAAGCCCAGCTGGCCGATGCGCGCGCAGCCCTCGCCGCAGCGCAGGCTGCCTACGCCAACGACAACATCCGTGCGCCATTCGCTGGAACCGTGTACTCCATTCCCGTATCCAACTACGATTTCGTCCCCGCCGGCGAAAATCTGCTCGACATGGCCGACCTCAACAAGATTCAGGTTCGCGCTTACTTTGATGAGCCCGAGATCGGCAAACTCGCGGTTGGCCAGGCGGTCAAAATCGCCTGGGACGCAAAGCCCACCCAGGCCTGGCACGGTCACATCAGCCGCGCCCCCACCACCGTCATCACCTACGGCACACGCAACGTAGGCGAGTGCATCATCACCGTCGACGACGCTCGCGGCGACCTCCTGCCCAACACCAACGTCGTCGTCACCGTCACCATTTCACAGCGCTTCAACGTCCTCAGCGTCCCCCGCGAGGCCCTCCACACCGAAGGTGGAGACTTTGTCTTTCGCGTCGTCAACAATAGGCTCGTTCGCACTCCCGTTCAGGTCGGAGTTGGAGTGAATCTCACACGAGTCGAGATCCTCAGCGGCCTCAGCGAAAAAGACACCGTCGCGCTCAACGCTGTCAACAACCGTGAACTCACCAATGGACTCCCCGTCAAAGTAGTCGAGTAG
- a CDS encoding MFS transporter: MWRPLRVPTFRNLLAANVVSDIGAFMQTVGAAWLMVSLHAGPIYVALTQTASSLPYFLLSLPAGSAGDIVDRRKLILAAEVWMAGVALLLCVLTIGGFMSPWLLLVLTFALSAGEAFETPSWRAVLPELVPKEDLAAASALNGIEFNLARAVGPALAGVVIAAAGVAAAFVTNFVAFFGVILVVAKWKRPVRKLTTPPETFTGATVAAIRYVRYSPAILTVVVRTGVVTFFASALFALLPTVAHSVNKSAIGYGLLLGCFGLGAVLGALIMQPARARWSTESILSLGVVILGAAIAMTSGFHRLSTLAPVMLIGGAAWILFISLINTLVQNLAPEWVRARVLAVFILVFQGSFALGSVVWGAVAQRAGVGIALISAGIGTIATTVLALFAKFPDAPADLSPWNHWRMPLVVGDNDFEQGPVLVTIEYSVIPERNAEFVVAIHQYGRIRRRDGAYSWGVFHDIEVADRYLEVMLVNSWAEHLRQHERLTRADTELERRMLSYLAKDMVSSHLIYTHSKET, translated from the coding sequence TTGTGGCGACCGTTGCGCGTACCTACCTTCCGCAATCTGTTGGCTGCGAATGTCGTCTCCGATATCGGCGCGTTCATGCAGACTGTTGGCGCTGCGTGGCTGATGGTGTCACTTCATGCGGGGCCGATTTACGTCGCGCTCACGCAAACCGCTTCGTCTCTGCCATATTTTCTGCTATCCCTCCCCGCCGGGTCTGCTGGAGATATTGTGGACCGCCGCAAGCTGATTCTCGCCGCCGAAGTGTGGATGGCGGGCGTAGCGCTCCTTCTCTGCGTGCTAACCATCGGCGGATTTATGTCTCCTTGGTTGTTGCTGGTATTGACGTTTGCGCTATCGGCGGGGGAGGCATTCGAAACCCCATCGTGGCGCGCAGTCCTGCCCGAATTGGTGCCTAAGGAGGACCTAGCGGCAGCGTCAGCACTGAATGGGATCGAATTCAATCTTGCCCGAGCTGTTGGACCCGCGCTCGCCGGTGTCGTGATAGCCGCCGCCGGTGTGGCTGCGGCATTTGTGACGAACTTCGTAGCGTTTTTCGGGGTCATCCTGGTTGTTGCGAAGTGGAAGAGGCCAGTTCGCAAGCTGACCACGCCACCGGAGACGTTCACAGGAGCCACGGTTGCCGCCATTCGCTATGTACGCTACTCGCCCGCAATTCTCACTGTCGTGGTTCGGACTGGCGTGGTCACATTTTTTGCGAGCGCGCTTTTCGCGTTACTGCCAACAGTTGCTCACAGCGTCAATAAGAGTGCAATAGGCTATGGACTCTTGCTCGGATGCTTTGGGTTGGGCGCAGTCTTAGGTGCATTGATTATGCAGCCGGCCCGTGCCAGATGGTCCACGGAGTCTATTCTTTCGTTGGGAGTGGTGATTCTCGGGGCCGCGATTGCAATGACCAGTGGTTTTCACCGGTTGAGCACACTCGCTCCCGTCATGCTGATTGGCGGTGCGGCATGGATACTTTTTATTTCTCTGATCAACACCCTGGTACAGAATCTGGCGCCAGAGTGGGTACGGGCGCGAGTCCTTGCAGTCTTCATACTGGTTTTTCAGGGAAGTTTCGCTCTCGGGAGCGTGGTCTGGGGCGCTGTCGCCCAGAGAGCGGGCGTCGGGATTGCTCTCATCTCGGCCGGGATTGGAACAATCGCTACTACGGTGCTAGCGCTTTTCGCAAAGTTTCCTGACGCGCCCGCGGACCTTAGTCCCTGGAACCACTGGCGTATGCCTCTTGTAGTTGGAGACAATGACTTTGAACAGGGACCCGTGCTGGTTACGATCGAATACTCTGTTATTCCAGAACGAAATGCGGAATTCGTGGTCGCGATCCATCAGTATGGTCGGATACGACGTCGGGACGGTGCGTATAGCTGGGGAGTCTTTCACGACATCGAAGTTGCGGACCGCTATCTAGAGGTAATGTTGGTGAATTCGTGGGCGGAACATCTGCGTCAACATGAGCGGCTTACCCGAGCGGACACCGAATTGGAGCGCCGTATGCTGAGTTATCTCGCCAAAGATATGGTCTCGAGTCACCTGATCTATACACACTCGAAAGAAACGTAG
- the recJ gene encoding single-stranded-DNA-specific exonuclease RecJ: MSTAQIGPPQWITRSADDAAVQHLAENLRCPKAIARLLVSRGIADPAAAHAFFNPSLDDLIDPMLMLGMDIAVARIQQAVRTSDPILIYGDYDVDGTTATVLLKTAIERIAPKETPARVTYHVPHRIREGYGMQTGVLGEAAASGIRLVISVDTGIRAFAAAEEAKALGMDLIVTDHHLPDGAIGVPEAVAVLNPAQENCPYPFKSLCGAAVAFKLAHALLLAAAETEEQRAKLKRGLIPSFLKLVAIATIADSVPLEGENRVIAALGLKELRNPVQPGLRALMQVAQIPINRPPSATEVGFRLAPRINAAGRMDIASDVVELFLTKDPARAADLAEKLNRLNDDRRATEAKALEAIELQLAALRENLGDFPAGCIILDDPEWHRGVLGILASRVVDRTGRPAIVMTHEDGHAHGSGRSIAGFHLLEALSAVHEPVTPSDAPLFSRFGGHAHAVGFSMPSNQTQLLRDRMQLYGSSRLTEEIMTPPLECDAELLFSDLTQDFFDWLTRCEPFGISNREPVFLTRRLTLTAPVRFIKEKHICLQLQPPGETIRFSALGWSRTTDWPARCAEMALSNGSLIDVAYRLKAKTNPQFPGLELELVDFRLS; this comes from the coding sequence ATGTCCACCGCCCAGATCGGGCCGCCGCAATGGATCACACGCTCAGCAGACGATGCCGCCGTCCAGCATCTCGCTGAGAATCTACGCTGCCCCAAAGCCATCGCCAGGCTTCTCGTCTCCCGTGGCATCGCAGATCCCGCAGCCGCCCACGCCTTCTTCAATCCTTCGCTCGACGACCTCATCGATCCGATGCTCATGCTCGGCATGGATATCGCCGTCGCTCGCATCCAGCAAGCAGTTCGCACCAGCGACCCAATCCTCATTTATGGCGACTACGATGTTGACGGCACCACCGCCACCGTTCTCCTCAAAACAGCCATCGAACGTATTGCCCCCAAAGAGACTCCCGCCAGGGTCACCTACCACGTCCCGCATCGAATCCGCGAGGGCTACGGCATGCAGACCGGCGTCCTCGGAGAAGCCGCTGCTTCAGGCATCCGCCTCGTCATTAGCGTCGATACCGGCATCCGCGCCTTCGCAGCAGCAGAAGAAGCCAAAGCCCTCGGCATGGACCTCATCGTCACGGATCATCATCTCCCCGACGGTGCCATCGGCGTCCCGGAGGCAGTTGCAGTCCTCAACCCAGCCCAGGAAAACTGCCCCTACCCGTTCAAATCTCTTTGCGGTGCCGCAGTTGCCTTCAAACTGGCACACGCGCTCTTGCTTGCCGCTGCGGAGACTGAAGAGCAGCGAGCAAAGTTAAAGCGTGGCCTGATTCCTTCCTTTCTAAAGCTCGTCGCCATCGCCACCATCGCTGACTCCGTTCCCCTCGAAGGCGAAAATCGCGTCATCGCCGCACTTGGTCTCAAAGAACTCCGCAATCCTGTCCAGCCTGGCCTCCGCGCCCTCATGCAAGTAGCACAGATCCCCATCAACCGCCCTCCGAGCGCCACTGAAGTAGGATTCCGACTCGCACCTCGCATCAACGCCGCCGGACGCATGGACATCGCTAGCGACGTCGTAGAGCTCTTCCTAACCAAGGATCCAGCCCGCGCCGCCGACCTCGCAGAAAAGCTCAACCGCCTCAACGACGACCGTCGCGCCACCGAAGCAAAAGCCCTCGAAGCCATCGAACTCCAACTGGCAGCTCTACGAGAAAACCTCGGAGACTTCCCCGCCGGATGCATCATCCTCGACGACCCCGAGTGGCATCGAGGCGTCCTCGGCATCCTCGCCTCCCGCGTAGTCGACCGCACCGGTAGGCCCGCAATCGTGATGACGCACGAAGACGGCCACGCCCACGGCTCCGGCCGATCCATCGCAGGATTCCACCTGCTGGAAGCTCTGAGCGCCGTCCACGAACCGGTCACCCCGTCAGACGCTCCCCTCTTCTCACGCTTCGGCGGCCACGCTCATGCAGTCGGCTTCTCCATGCCCTCCAACCAGACGCAGCTTCTGCGGGACCGAATGCAGCTCTACGGCTCATCAAGACTTACCGAAGAGATCATGACGCCTCCCCTTGAGTGCGATGCTGAACTTCTCTTCAGCGATCTGACTCAGGATTTTTTCGATTGGCTCACTCGTTGCGAACCCTTCGGTATCAGCAACCGCGAACCTGTCTTCCTCACCCGCAGGCTCACCCTCACCGCTCCCGTACGCTTCATCAAAGAAAAGCACATCTGCCTGCAGCTTCAGCCTCCCGGCGAAACCATTCGCTTCAGTGCACTTGGATGGAGTCGCACCACCGATTGGCCTGCCCGATGCGCTGAAATGGCCCTCAGCAACGGCTCCCTGATCGATGTCGCCTACAGATTGAAGGCCAAAACCAACCCCCAATTCCCCGGGCTGGAGCTGGAGCTTGTCGATTTTCGACTCTCGTGA
- a CDS encoding (2Fe-2S) ferredoxin domain-containing protein — MKEAGLKGQVRANELGCLDQCEHGPVVVVYPDAVWYGFVHVKDVDEIVNEHLVHGRPVERLRLADTCLNTERCPHKPMGERK, encoded by the coding sequence GTGAAGGAGGCTGGATTGAAGGGACAGGTCCGCGCTAACGAATTGGGTTGCCTGGACCAGTGCGAGCATGGGCCGGTTGTGGTGGTCTATCCGGATGCCGTTTGGTATGGGTTTGTTCACGTGAAAGATGTGGACGAGATTGTGAACGAACATCTTGTGCATGGGCGGCCGGTGGAGCGGTTGCGGCTGGCGGATACGTGCCTGAATACGGAGCGTTGTCCGCATAAACCGATGGGAGAGCGTAAATGA
- a CDS encoding ribulokinase produces MTIAAGVDFGTLSVRVSLLDSERGRLGTASANYPLHRKREDPDFATQSHEDQMHALVQAMRDVLQQSVVNGTDVVALALDTTGSSVIPVDAQLRPLDEYLLWCDHRAHKEARQITALAHAEGLEAIDWCGGFYSHEWGFAKLLYWLRNNPEKRKRFATALEHCDMVAATLIGVTEPALVSRSICAMGHKWLWNPRWGGLPPQEFLSRLDPLFEGIRAKLDGIYRTSDYIAGHLSHHWAREMGLKSGIPIPVGAFDAHWDAIGAGCREGDVVNVVGTSTCIIAMSRETRLVPGVCGVVPGSVHPEFTGIEAGLSATGDIFDAIARRAATDVRTLSAGLEEYKPGQTGLLRVSWDNGDRTVLVNPDLGGLTLGWNLIHTAKDELFAAIEGTAFHTRIILERLSEHGVPVERVINAGGIPQSNVVLNQVYADVLGKTVLVPDGVPTSLGSGIFALVAAGVFASIEEAQQKMCLPLKAYTPRPEAVERYNELFRLYREVYFAFGRPGSAAAEMGHVLPELRRIAAQARIATSEPKLSLM; encoded by the coding sequence ATGACAATCGCCGCCGGGGTAGATTTTGGAACGTTAAGTGTGCGAGTGAGTCTTCTGGATAGTGAACGTGGGAGGTTGGGCACCGCGTCCGCGAACTATCCGTTACACCGAAAACGGGAAGACCCAGACTTTGCAACCCAGTCTCACGAAGACCAGATGCACGCCCTGGTTCAGGCAATGCGTGACGTGCTTCAGCAGAGTGTGGTGAACGGTACCGATGTTGTCGCACTTGCACTTGATACTACTGGCTCAAGCGTAATTCCGGTCGACGCGCAGCTTCGACCACTTGATGAATATTTGCTTTGGTGCGATCACCGTGCGCACAAAGAAGCGCGGCAAATCACTGCATTGGCCCATGCTGAAGGCCTCGAAGCGATCGATTGGTGCGGGGGGTTTTACTCCCATGAATGGGGGTTTGCGAAGCTGCTTTATTGGCTGCGCAACAACCCAGAGAAGCGAAAACGTTTCGCCACGGCGCTAGAACACTGCGATATGGTCGCAGCAACCCTCATCGGCGTTACTGAGCCGGCGTTGGTGTCACGAAGTATATGTGCGATGGGGCATAAGTGGCTGTGGAATCCACGCTGGGGCGGACTGCCGCCGCAGGAGTTTCTTTCGCGTCTGGATCCTCTGTTCGAAGGGATTCGTGCCAAGCTGGATGGCATCTACCGCACATCGGACTACATTGCTGGCCATCTCAGCCATCACTGGGCTAGAGAGATGGGGCTGAAATCCGGAATACCAATTCCAGTGGGGGCGTTCGATGCTCACTGGGACGCGATCGGCGCCGGTTGTCGTGAGGGTGATGTTGTGAATGTCGTGGGCACATCCACGTGCATCATTGCTATGAGCCGCGAGACACGGCTTGTCCCGGGGGTCTGCGGAGTCGTTCCAGGAAGCGTGCACCCGGAGTTCACTGGTATTGAAGCTGGCCTGTCTGCTACGGGGGATATTTTTGATGCGATCGCCCGACGGGCAGCCACAGACGTTCGTACCCTCTCAGCAGGATTGGAGGAGTACAAGCCAGGACAAACGGGATTGCTGCGCGTGAGTTGGGATAACGGGGACCGCACGGTACTGGTGAACCCCGATCTTGGGGGGCTGACGCTTGGATGGAACCTCATACATACTGCCAAGGACGAGCTCTTCGCTGCCATTGAGGGCACGGCATTTCACACGCGAATCATTTTGGAGCGTCTCTCCGAGCATGGTGTTCCGGTTGAAAGAGTGATCAACGCAGGTGGAATCCCCCAGAGTAATGTTGTGCTGAATCAGGTATACGCGGATGTGCTCGGCAAGACCGTGCTGGTGCCGGATGGAGTTCCCACAAGCCTGGGGTCTGGGATCTTCGCGCTGGTCGCGGCTGGCGTGTTTGCCTCCATTGAAGAGGCGCAGCAGAAGATGTGCCTTCCGCTCAAGGCCTACACTCCGCGTCCTGAAGCTGTTGAGCGGTATAACGAGCTATTCCGGCTTTATCGAGAGGTTTATTTTGCGTTTGGCCGACCTGGCAGCGCTGCTGCGGAGATGGGCCATGTACTGCCGGAGTTGCGCCGCATTGCTGCGCAGGCGCGCATCGCGACTTCTGAGCCAAAATTGTCGTTGATGTGA